In Cryptococcus neoformans var. neoformans B-3501A chromosome 3, whole genome shotgun sequence, the DNA window GGCGGAGGATTGTTTTTGCTGAAGACATCAGTCGTTCAGAATGTCATAGGTGGATTCGTTGGCCGAACTGTCTTGTGTATAAGACGAGGAAATTTATGGATGCagacgaaagaagaatatTTCCCACAATACGGTGCTCCATCTGGTGGAGGAACGATGACGGGTGGCAACGGCAACGGCATTAAGCCCGACGGAACCAATTTTTTCGacatttgttgttgttccACCAACACACCACTTTACGATTCCACAAGAGATCCTCCCTATAAACGTACAGTGACGAACGGGCAGGCGAAGATTGCGCAGGCAACAGAGCTTTCGACTTTCATTGCTGTCCCAGAACTACATTGAAGGATGGCATCTCGCCTTGCCTCCCTCACCCCTTCCAAAAATGCTCGATCAAGGGGttctccttcaccctccccttcttcggTGCAGTCACCACTAAGGCCGACAGAGACAACACACCACCGCATGCTCAAGCTTGTAATAGGTGAAATCAAGAATGTTATAAGGAATTGGGATGAGATAGTGATTCTTGAAGGGTTCAAGTCTGCCAAAGGCTGTGTGGATGAGAGTACAGAGATGGAGTGAGTGCTGCACACATAATCATAAGGCTGTCGGCTGAAGTGAGAATAGCAACATTATAGATGTAGAAGAACGGCcagagagggaagaagtagGGCCTCATTTATCGTCTTTGTATAATCACCGGGTCAACTTGCAATTGACCATTAGTAAACTTGCAAGTCAACTTTCAATTCATTTCGTCATTTGGGCTGACTGCTGAGCAGGATAACTTCCTCGGCAAACTGTGTCAGCTTGTCGATCAAGCAGAGAAGGTGCTTCTAGGGGCTTGTCAAAGAGAGACATATGATTTTGTATTTATCGAACCATTATGGCTCACATGGACTCTAGAACATTTCGGTGAGctcattcttcatctcacTGAAAGCTTCATCCTGACTTCTGATAAGTTAACACTATTTCCTCCCTTATTCCTCATCACACCTATCATTTGGCCGAGCTATCTGTTCTCGCTTCTACAATTCTCGACCCAGCAACCACGTTTGATGATGCGAAATACGCTCTGGAGGCTTGGCGAGATCTTGCGACAGGCggagagagatgggaagCAGTCCGTGAATGGGAAGAGCTGGTCGAGCTGGAATTGACcaaagcagaggaagaggaggaagaagaagataacgcaaagggaaggaaaaagcgGCGGTGATAGTTGTCAATTCGAAAAGCGAGCTATCGCGAAGAGGTGTTAGAGGACACGAGTGGTTTGCACTTGATCCAACATGACAGAAGCCTGTAAGCATCGGCCAATATTGCAACCATCCTGCAATATGCTACGCTGCAGCTAGTCAAAGGGCCAGCTTATGCGTTATCCCCCCTGTATATTAGAAGGCAAGGACATTATTACTGTATGCATCCACATCAAGCTTCTGCCGTCATAGCTACGTTTGAGGTGTGCTGAGAGTACCTCTACCAAATTCCCAAGCTTTTCCTACAAGTTTTATTTTACAGTCGTCCCATGTACAAATGagtcttcctcctcttttgcTCAACTGTGTCCCATTGAGTACAGTCGTGAGCGGGCTGTCGGCAAACTTTTTCGGGAGAAGCTTGGCAGTCAATGGTGAATTTACGTAGTACCCAGTGAGATGGGCATGGGCGGATCCGGTCTGCGATTTCAAGGTAAGGGTTTATCGCCTTATTGAGTTGTGTTCCAGTGGAATGTGCTTACCACAGGATCCTCTATGACGCCAAGTCCCGGAGCAAAAACTCTGGAATTGATATGCAATTGATCGTCTGGTTGCTCCCTTGCAACTTGAGTAACGATGATCATGCCGTCGGAAAAGGCCAGCTGCAAGGTACAAGTGGATCGGTGAGATAAAGCGACCCAATGCAAGGCTGACCCACCAAATTAGCTTCTGAAGCTTCTACTTTTGCCAAGTCAACTTCGGGAGCCAGAGAAACAATAACGGAGCTTCTCGAGCCGAAAGCGAACGGTGAAACAGCAacaatctcttcctcctctacTCCAAAGACACTGCTCACCTTCCTGAGATCTTCTTTGGAAGACTTTCCGTCAAAAGCTTCGAGGATATTCTTGGGTAATGAGGGAAGGGTGATCTCTACTTGTTTGCTTTCGATCTTCCTTGCGGTAAGAACGCCGGAGAAGCGGGTGGTAAATTCGATGGTTTCAAAATCAGGGTTGATAGAGAAGACCGCCTGAGATGCTGCCAATGTGGCATGTCCGCAAAGTGCTACCTCCTGGAGATACAGATTTTATTGGCTTCTAATGAAAACATTGAGCATGGATGGGACGAACTTCTTCGGGAGTAAACCACCTCAAGCCATACTTCCCAACGCAGCCCTCACCATTGCCGTCGAGTGGGATAAGATAAGCCGTTTCAGCAAAGTTGAAATCCCTAGCCACTAATGTCATGAACTGTTCATCAGTTGACTGAGGATCGGAAGCCGagtcaaagaagacgacggCCGCTTGATTGCCTGAATGGAAAGTTGGGGCGAAGGCGTTGAGAAGGTAGAATGGGAGTGGAGGGGAAGTCATATTGGCTGTGCTGGGAAGCTAGTATCCTAAGGCGAGGTATATATATAGTTAGAAGCTCACATCTCACGTCAGGATCGGTAAATAGCGTAGCTTGCGGCTTCTTGACGCATGCGATCGATAGTCTTCAGGCACAAGGCACGTCATAAGCAAAAATGGGTGATATCAtcactttttcttctcgtGTCTTGGCGACAAAACGTCACAGCTGGGATCTCTCGCTCGCACCAACTGCCATAATCAACACATCCAGTACTCAAGAGGCCAAAGAATGGCCCCCTTAGCATTACTTACACCTCTCGTAGTTCGTACCCTCCTCactctcccttttccccaTACTTACTTCCAGCCGGACGAATTCTACCAAGCCCTCGAGCCAGCACATTACCACGTCTTTGGGTATGGGTACCTCTCTTGGGAATGGCGAGACCTACCTTTGGCGGAAAGTCTCGCTCATACAGACGTGTCAGAATTGCATGGAAAGCTGTGGGGTAAATTAGTGGCAGTGGCAGCCGGTGGCAGGATGAGGGGCTGGGCTTGGCCTGGGGTCTTTGTAGTTATCTATGAGGTGTTGAagggattgggattggaCAGAGGTCGGTTCCTTGTGAGTGTACATATCTGGGATATTTTCTGTATATATATCTGATGCACACCTCTAGACAATGGTACCTCGCGCTGTAGGCATAATCATTGCCGCTCTCACAGACTACTACACTTATTGCCTCTCATCAAAGCTTCTTGGGCACGGATCTGCTCCTACGGCTGTAGGTTGAGACGGCGCAATGGGACGAAGCATGATTGCTAATTTGCGGAACAGCTATTTCTGTCATTGACTTCCCTTTTTAATGGCCATCTTCTCCCGCGATCCCTTTCAACCTCGCCTGAAACGCTCCTTACTCTCATGGCCTTATACtactttcctttccctgcCCCTGGAGTGCCAGAAGTCTATGGTCTGCAAAATGTTACCAATTTGAAGCCAATAGGAGCAAGTAAAAGTAGAAGAGAaacagaaggaggagagaaggagttCATGAGAGTGGAAGATTCTGACAAGAGTTCTTATGGCGTGAACGACATGGACTACGTGGTCATAGATAGAGCACCACCGTTCGTAGTGGAGGCGCCTCAGTAAGTCATCTGGACTCATGCCATTGATAGTACTAATAAAACTCAGGCACAAAGATAGACTAGTCTTGTCCATCTGTCTTGCAACTCTTGCTCTGTGCATTCGTCCTACAATGTTGAGCCTATGGGCTTTCCTCGGTGCAAATCTTTTATGGCGTCGCTTCCAATCAAGTGGTTTGCAGAGTTTGATTGGCACCACGGCATTAGCCATGTCAAGCATGTAAGTTTTGAATCGCGCGTTATCCACCCCCTACTGATACAATTGAAGCCTCTGTACTGTGGCTGGGTCCACCGCCATCGATTACTTGATGTCAGGCCGCCTCTACGTTCCCCTACTCACTTTCATCTATCAAAACGTTATTGTCAATATCTCATCATTTTACGGCTCGACAGACCACCTCTATCACCTTGTCCAGACTCTACCGATCATGCTTTTCCCGCTATGGATCTGGTGGGCCAAAGGTTTTATTGCGTGTATTTTACCCGCCAGTCTTTTACCGGCTCAGCTCAACAAGTTTGACAAGCCAAAAGGATTGAAAATCCTGGCCAAAGCAATCACCTTTACAATCGCCGTTTTCTCTCTCAGCCCTCATTCCGAATGGCGcttccttcatcctctccttccacctcttcttctgtacACCATCCCgtctttctccatctcgtATACTCCTACTGTCCTAGGGGCATATTACCCAGTCAGATCATTTCGACAATATCTGCGCATGGACAAGGTTCCATTTTACGTCATCCTACTTTCAGGGATCGTGCCGTTCATCTATCTAAATGTTTTCCATGGCGCAGCGCAGGTGGAAGTGATGAACATCTTGAGAAGGGGGGATTTAGGGAATGTGACTAGCCTCGCCGTCCTGGCGCCTTGTCATAGTACGCCTTGGATGAGTCATTTGCACAAGGATATTGAAGGATGGTTTTTGACATGCGAGCCTCCGGTGGGGTGAGTCTTACCATGTTGAACAATACAAGTCTCGTAAACTACAAGTCTCGTAAACTGACAGTCCATCTCAGTGTGGATGCGAAGATGCATAGGACCCAACAGGACTGGTTT includes these proteins:
- a CDS encoding hypothetical protein (HMMPfam hit to Glyco_transf_22, Alg9-like mannosyltransferase family, score: 173.2, E(): 5.2e-49); translation: MRSIVFRHKARHKQKWLGSLARTNCHNQHIQYSRGQRMAPLALLTPLVVRTLLTLPFPHTYFQPDEFYQALEPAHYHVFGYGYLSWEWRDLPLAESLAHTDVSELHGKLWGKLVAVAAGGRMRGWAWPGVFVVIYEVLKGLGLDRGRFLTMVPRAVGIIIAALTDYYTYCLSSKLLGHGSAPTALFLSLTSLFNGHLLPRSLSTSPETLLTLMALYYFPFPAPGVPEVYGLQNVTNLKPIGASKSRRETEGGEKEFMRVEDSDKSSYGVNDMDYVVIDRAPPFVVEAPQHKDRLVLSICLATLALCIRPTMLSLWAFLGANLLWRRFQSSGLQSLIGTTALAMSSILCTVAGSTAIDYLMSGRLYVPLLTFIYQNVIVNISSFYGSTDHLYHLVQTLPIMLFPLWIWWAKGFIACILPASLLPAQLNKFDKPKGLKILAKAITFTIAVFSLSPHSEWRFLHPLLPPLLLYTIPSFSISYTPTVLGAYYPVRSFRQYLRMDKVPFYVILLSGIVPFIYLNVFHGAAQVEVMNILRRGDLGNVTSLAVLAPCHSTPWMSHLHKDIEGWFLTCEPPVGVDAKMHRTQQDWFYSNPVQYLSSVFPYPPSQLHDISYASFSKTYPSHIILFGELLSRRGIVSETVLETDESQPVITTREGDVTGELESLGYHEVWNGWNGFDWAQDEEERKGGVRVWRLA
- a CDS encoding hypothetical protein (HMMPfam hit to PhzC-PhzF, Phenazine biosynthesis-like protein, score: 48.4, E(): 1.3e-12), which gives rise to MTSPPLPFYLLNAFAPTFHSGNQAAVVFFDSASDPQSTDEQFMTLVARDFNFAETAYLIPLDGNGEGCVGKYGLRWFTPEEEVALCGHATLAASQAVFSINPDFETIEFTTRFSGVLTARKIESKQVEITLPSLPKNILEAFDGKSSKEDLRKVSSVFGVEEEEIVAVSPFAFGSRSSVIVSLAPEVDLAKVEASEANLLAFSDGMIIVTQVAREQPDDQLHINSRVFAPGLGVIEDPVAINPYLEIADRIRPCPSHWVLRKFTIDCQASPEKVCRQPAHDCTQWDTVEQKRRKTHLYMGRL